Proteins from a single region of Catenulispora acidiphila DSM 44928:
- a CDS encoding arsenate reductase family protein, which yields MEIWINPRCSKCRVAQETLDAAGVEYTVRRYLDEPPTAAELRDMLRRLGLEPWDIVRDGEQVAKDLGVKQWSRDGEADRERWIAALAGHPILIQRPIITADDGHAVVGRSDEAVRSVLPRG from the coding sequence ATGGAGATCTGGATCAACCCCCGCTGCTCGAAGTGCCGCGTCGCCCAGGAGACCCTGGACGCCGCCGGCGTCGAGTACACCGTCCGCCGCTACCTGGACGAGCCGCCGACCGCCGCGGAGCTGCGCGACATGCTGCGGCGGCTGGGTCTGGAGCCGTGGGACATCGTGCGCGACGGCGAGCAGGTCGCCAAGGACCTCGGCGTGAAGCAGTGGTCCCGGGACGGCGAGGCCGACCGCGAGCGCTGGATCGCCGCCCTGGCCGGGCATCCGATCCTGATCCAGCGTCCGATCATCACCGCCGACGACGGGCATGCCGTCGTCGGACGCAGCGATGAGGCGGTGCGGTCGGTCCTGCCGCGGGGTTAG
- a CDS encoding DinB family protein encodes MASHDPVTSDLLQTFEEVRSRTFARLEGLTDAEYQWQPVADCMTVRPTEDGVFRADARLPDSGASGRSSGSTSPTPVTTIAWRMWHIGSDCLRDYLGFFDKVPDLGDRYAWPGTADLGILAMEEDWARFATRVEALGDARLLAPMGEHAEAQGYAEASYLALVLHALDEVAHHGGEIGLMRDLYLRQGGRA; translated from the coding sequence ATGGCTTCGCACGACCCGGTCACCAGCGACCTGCTCCAGACCTTCGAGGAGGTACGGTCCAGGACGTTCGCGCGCCTGGAGGGTCTGACGGACGCCGAGTACCAGTGGCAGCCGGTCGCCGACTGCATGACGGTCCGCCCCACCGAGGACGGCGTCTTCCGCGCCGACGCGCGGCTGCCCGATTCCGGCGCCTCCGGCAGATCCAGCGGATCCACCTCGCCCACCCCGGTGACGACGATCGCCTGGCGCATGTGGCACATCGGCTCCGACTGCCTGCGCGACTACCTCGGCTTCTTCGACAAGGTCCCGGACCTCGGCGACCGCTACGCCTGGCCGGGCACCGCCGATCTGGGCATCTTGGCGATGGAAGAGGACTGGGCCCGCTTCGCCACGCGCGTCGAAGCCCTCGGCGACGCGCGGCTGCTGGCGCCGATGGGCGAGCACGCCGAGGCACAGGGGTACGCCGAGGCGAGCTACCTGGCGTTGGTCCTGCACGCCCTGGACGAGGTCGCGCACCACGGCGGCGAGATCGGGCTGATGCGCGACCTGTACCTGCGGCAGGGCGGCAGGGCTTAG
- a CDS encoding helix-turn-helix domain-containing protein: MPEPQVKPVQDDSRGIVNPAAARSAFSLDRFAPTGQVARFVDRYWLSTWHLPPGVRHEQQVLVHPVVNVVIEADRAIVSGVDTGRFAITLEGERRVLGIMFRPAAFAPFFDGPLSALTDQEIPLAGVPALADLEALLVPLVGDFGVPGEKIAATADAALADRVPAERQDCETTTEWAEMAVGDRALTRVEDLARAAGVGVRTLQRAFTEHVGIGPKWFLRRYRLYEASERIAHREDVDWSALATDLGYADQSHLTRDFTAAFGVPPAHYAAAVRER; this comes from the coding sequence GTGCCCGAACCCCAGGTCAAACCGGTGCAGGACGACAGCCGCGGCATCGTGAACCCGGCTGCCGCGCGCAGCGCGTTCAGCTTGGACCGGTTCGCCCCGACCGGACAGGTGGCGCGGTTCGTCGACCGTTACTGGCTCTCGACGTGGCATCTGCCGCCGGGGGTGCGGCACGAGCAGCAGGTGCTGGTCCATCCGGTGGTCAACGTGGTGATCGAGGCCGACCGCGCGATCGTGTCCGGCGTGGACACCGGGCGCTTCGCGATCACGCTGGAAGGCGAGCGGCGGGTCCTTGGCATCATGTTCCGCCCCGCCGCGTTCGCCCCGTTCTTCGACGGACCGCTGAGCGCGCTCACCGACCAGGAGATCCCGCTGGCCGGCGTCCCGGCGCTGGCCGACCTCGAAGCGCTGCTGGTACCGCTGGTCGGCGACTTCGGCGTGCCCGGCGAGAAGATCGCCGCCACCGCCGACGCCGCCCTGGCCGACCGTGTCCCGGCCGAGCGGCAGGACTGCGAGACCACCACCGAGTGGGCCGAGATGGCGGTGGGCGACCGCGCCCTGACCCGGGTGGAGGACCTGGCGCGCGCCGCCGGCGTGGGCGTCCGAACGCTCCAGCGCGCGTTCACCGAGCACGTCGGCATCGGTCCGAAGTGGTTCCTGAGGCGCTACCGGCTCTACGAGGCCAGCGAGCGCATCGCCCACCGCGAGGACGTCGACTGGTCGGCGTTGGCGACCGACCTCGGATACGCCGACCAGTCCCATCTGACACGCGACTTCACCGCGGCCTTCGGAGTGCCTCCGGCGCACTACGCGGCGGCAGTGCGGGAGCGGTGA
- a CDS encoding TIGR03086 family metal-binding protein, which translates to MSTIHKQLTEAADQAATIVANTDSSQFGDKTPCTQWDVKELLNHLILWTGYSFERRARSEQVGPDLTERDFAAEPDYAAAYRAQLDRALAAWAPAEVWDSEIDTGGGKTPAPQIAEMVLMEMVLHGWDLATATGQPYQTSDEIAATVAKAVAASAEMYRQYDGFAAEVKVGADATPLDKALAESGRKA; encoded by the coding sequence ATGAGCACCATTCACAAGCAGTTGACCGAAGCAGCAGACCAGGCCGCGACCATCGTGGCGAACACCGATTCCAGCCAGTTCGGCGACAAGACCCCCTGCACCCAGTGGGACGTCAAGGAGCTGCTGAACCACCTGATCCTGTGGACGGGCTACTCCTTCGAGCGCCGCGCCCGCAGCGAGCAGGTCGGACCCGACCTCACGGAGCGCGACTTCGCCGCCGAGCCCGACTACGCGGCCGCCTACCGCGCGCAGCTCGACCGCGCCCTGGCCGCCTGGGCTCCCGCCGAGGTCTGGGACAGCGAGATCGACACCGGCGGCGGCAAGACCCCCGCCCCCCAGATCGCCGAGATGGTCCTGATGGAGATGGTCCTGCACGGCTGGGACCTCGCCACCGCCACCGGCCAGCCCTACCAGACCTCCGACGAGATCGCCGCGACCGTCGCCAAGGCCGTCGCCGCCTCCGCCGAGATGTACCGCCAGTACGACGGCTTCGCCGCCGAGGTGAAGGTCGGCGCGGACGCGACGCCGCTGGACAAGGCGCTGGCGGAGTCGGGCCGGAAGGCTTAG
- a CDS encoding glycoside hydrolase family 3 N-terminal domain-containing protein, whose product MSELDVVIARVLQPGFVGTSPPDWLRRRLAGGLGSVILFAANMESPEQARTLTNELRAENPDVFVAVDEEAGDITRLEAATGSSYPGNLALGAIDDIALTEATARSIGALVHSAGIDLTYAPVADVNTEPRNPVIGARSFGADPALVARHVAATVRGLHTAGVAACAKHFPGHGDTVIDSHFGLPTVTATLEQLRHDTLPPFSAAVAAGVRAVMVAHLLMPEFDTEHPASVSPAVIGGLLRTELGFDGLAVSDAIGMAAVRERYGLASAAVRALVAGIDMVCVDSDSTDADLAAITDAITAALRDGTLSEARLVEAAEKVAGFAAWRREARDASVSVFDAPLGDGLAAARRAVAVLRADDGALPLKSAPHVVEVDLPRSMADHLATLLPGTTNSKLSDTIDAAAATGSFAIPADQPLVVVVRGIQRSPEDLDRVARLVKERPDAIVVDLGVAHIDPGGAAWVAGYGVSRVSLQAVAEVLAGR is encoded by the coding sequence ATGTCCGAGCTCGATGTGGTGATCGCCCGCGTGCTGCAGCCGGGGTTCGTGGGAACGTCACCGCCGGACTGGCTGCGGCGGCGGCTGGCCGGCGGGCTGGGATCGGTGATTCTGTTCGCGGCGAACATGGAGTCGCCGGAGCAGGCGCGGACGCTGACCAACGAGCTGCGCGCTGAGAATCCGGACGTGTTCGTGGCTGTGGACGAGGAAGCCGGGGACATCACCCGGCTGGAAGCCGCCACCGGCTCCTCCTACCCCGGGAACCTGGCACTCGGCGCGATCGACGACATCGCGCTGACCGAGGCCACGGCCCGCTCGATCGGCGCCCTGGTGCACTCGGCGGGGATCGACCTGACCTACGCACCGGTCGCCGACGTGAACACCGAGCCGCGCAACCCGGTCATCGGCGCACGCTCCTTCGGCGCCGACCCCGCACTGGTCGCACGGCACGTCGCGGCGACAGTGCGGGGACTGCACACGGCGGGCGTCGCGGCATGCGCGAAGCACTTCCCCGGCCACGGCGACACCGTGATCGACTCGCACTTCGGACTCCCGACCGTCACCGCGACACTGGAGCAACTCCGCCACGACACCCTGCCGCCGTTCAGCGCGGCGGTGGCCGCCGGCGTGCGGGCGGTGATGGTCGCGCACCTGCTGATGCCGGAGTTCGACACCGAGCACCCCGCATCGGTGAGCCCGGCGGTGATCGGCGGACTGCTGCGAACCGAGCTCGGCTTCGACGGCCTGGCAGTCAGCGACGCGATCGGCATGGCGGCGGTCCGCGAGCGCTACGGGCTCGCCAGCGCGGCGGTGCGCGCACTGGTCGCGGGGATCGACATGGTCTGCGTGGACAGCGACTCCACCGACGCCGACCTGGCTGCGATCACGGACGCGATCACCGCGGCGCTGCGAGACGGGACGCTGAGCGAGGCGCGGTTGGTGGAGGCTGCTGAGAAGGTGGCGGGTTTCGCCGCGTGGCGACGGGAGGCTCGGGACGCTTCGGTTTCTGTGTTTGATGCGCCACTCGGCGACGGACTCGCAGCAGCACGCCGCGCGGTCGCGGTGCTGCGTGCGGACGACGGTGCGCTGCCACTGAAATCAGCGCCGCATGTGGTGGAGGTGGATCTCCCCCGAAGCATGGCCGACCACCTGGCCACGCTGCTGCCCGGAACCACCAACTCAAAGCTCTCCGACACGATCGACGCCGCCGCTGCGACCGGCAGCTTTGCTATCCCCGCCGACCAACCCTTGGTCGTCGTCGTCCGCGGCATCCAGCGCTCCCCCGAGGACCTGGACCGCGTGGCCCGCCTCGTGAAGGAGCGCCCCGACGCGATCGTCGTCGACCTCGGCGTCGCGCACATCGACCCTGGCGGCGCGGCGTGGGTCGCAGGGTACGGCGTCTCGCGCGTGAGCCTGCAGGCTGTGGCGGAGGTCCTTGCCGGCAGGTAG
- a CDS encoding exo-beta-N-acetylmuramidase NamZ family protein produces the protein MTVSGLERLVDPGVGRGKPFAGQRLGLLTHPAAITSDGRHGAHALLEAGADLRALFGPEHGVLGTAQAGESEASATDSSTGLPVYDTYNHSVEHLSGMLAESRIDVLAIDLQNSGARFFTYESSLYDAMAAAAMVGVPVCVLDRPNPLGGREVAGPVLHQEFASFVGRAAIPVRHGLTMGELSRLFADRLGVETPEVVKLAGWNAAHLFPATGLPWVPPSPNLPTATSALLYPGTCFLEGTNVSVGRGTTTPFELVGAPWLDRGFAERLRAAAPAGLAGLAGITVREAYATPAFDRYAGQQICGAQLHVTDPDAVDPLAVGVAVLCALRDGWLGRLRFRDKHFDLLAGSDELRTALNKGSSAEEILERWREPARRFAEVERKPYLLYPRDGES, from the coding sequence ATGACCGTCTCAGGGCTGGAACGCCTCGTCGACCCCGGCGTCGGACGCGGCAAGCCCTTCGCCGGGCAGCGTCTGGGGCTGCTGACCCACCCGGCGGCGATCACCTCCGACGGCCGGCACGGCGCGCACGCGCTGCTGGAAGCCGGAGCCGACCTGCGCGCCCTGTTCGGTCCCGAGCACGGTGTGCTCGGCACGGCGCAAGCCGGGGAATCCGAAGCCTCGGCCACGGATTCCAGCACCGGGCTGCCGGTCTACGACACCTACAACCACAGCGTCGAGCACCTGAGCGGCATGCTCGCCGAGTCCCGGATCGACGTGCTCGCCATCGATCTGCAGAACTCCGGCGCCCGGTTCTTCACCTACGAGTCCAGCCTCTATGACGCGATGGCCGCCGCGGCGATGGTCGGCGTGCCGGTGTGCGTGCTCGACCGGCCCAATCCGCTGGGCGGGCGGGAGGTCGCAGGGCCGGTCCTGCACCAGGAATTCGCCTCGTTCGTAGGTCGAGCCGCGATCCCGGTGCGCCACGGACTGACCATGGGCGAACTCAGCCGGCTGTTCGCCGACCGCCTCGGCGTCGAGACTCCGGAGGTCGTGAAGCTGGCCGGCTGGAACGCCGCGCACCTGTTCCCGGCGACCGGGCTGCCGTGGGTGCCGCCGTCGCCGAACCTGCCGACTGCGACCAGTGCCCTGCTCTACCCCGGGACCTGCTTCCTGGAGGGGACGAACGTCTCGGTCGGGCGCGGGACCACCACGCCGTTCGAACTCGTCGGCGCGCCGTGGCTGGACCGCGGGTTCGCCGAACGGCTACGCGCCGCCGCGCCGGCCGGGCTTGCCGGGCTTGCCGGAATCACAGTGCGCGAAGCGTATGCGACCCCTGCATTCGACCGGTATGCCGGGCAGCAGATCTGCGGGGCGCAGCTGCACGTCACCGACCCCGACGCCGTCGATCCGCTGGCGGTGGGCGTCGCGGTGCTGTGCGCGCTGCGCGACGGCTGGCTGGGGCGACTGAGGTTCCGGGACAAGCACTTCGACCTGCTGGCCGGCTCCGACGAGCTGCGCACGGCGCTGAACAAGGGCAGCTCCGCCGAGGAGATCCTGGAGCGGTGGCGCGAGCCCGCGCGCCGGTTCGCCGAGGTGGAGCGCAAACCGTACCTGCTGTATCCGCGCGATGGAGAGTCCTGA
- a CDS encoding GNAT family N-acetyltransferase encodes MTKRVAMRQAVPEDLPILRVLARASLTHDADAEAVVDLLWSASAESCRVVAEHAGQIIGFALGSLRPAHDDVPATGHVELLAVGPEHRERGHGRALLTELERRLTAAGVTRLRIRGNPPYFAWPGIDVRYTPAVCLAASAGYERLLDCNNMLVELAAADLATERDEQRLTDAGIEVRRGRPEDEKALRVWSDREFGGTWGEEAAMALRHELPRLHVAVRDGAFLGFAGHGIQRFAMFGPMGTDPAARGLGIGAVLLRRCLADMREAGIEVAEIGWVGPVRYYSKTVGATLGRVFWAFEKSVAA; translated from the coding sequence ATGACGAAGAGGGTGGCGATGCGCCAAGCAGTCCCGGAAGACCTGCCGATCCTGAGAGTCCTGGCCCGGGCGAGTCTGACCCACGACGCGGACGCCGAGGCGGTCGTGGACCTGCTCTGGTCCGCGAGCGCCGAGAGCTGCCGCGTCGTGGCGGAGCACGCCGGGCAGATCATCGGCTTCGCCCTGGGCTCGCTGCGTCCGGCGCACGACGACGTCCCCGCGACCGGCCACGTCGAGCTGCTCGCCGTCGGACCCGAACACCGCGAGCGCGGCCATGGCAGAGCTCTGCTCACCGAACTGGAGCGCCGCCTGACCGCCGCCGGGGTGACCCGCCTGCGCATCCGCGGCAACCCGCCGTACTTCGCCTGGCCCGGCATCGACGTCCGCTACACCCCGGCGGTGTGCCTGGCCGCGTCCGCCGGCTACGAGCGCCTGCTGGACTGCAACAACATGCTGGTCGAGCTCGCCGCGGCCGATCTGGCCACCGAGCGGGACGAGCAGCGCCTCACCGACGCGGGCATCGAGGTGCGCCGCGGCCGCCCCGAAGACGAGAAGGCGCTGCGCGTCTGGTCCGACCGGGAGTTCGGCGGGACGTGGGGCGAGGAGGCGGCGATGGCGCTGCGCCACGAGCTGCCGCGGCTGCACGTGGCGGTCCGCGACGGCGCATTCCTCGGCTTCGCCGGGCACGGCATCCAGCGCTTCGCCATGTTCGGGCCGATGGGCACCGACCCGGCGGCCCGCGGCCTGGGCATCGGCGCCGTGCTGCTGCGCCGCTGTCTGGCCGACATGCGCGAGGCCGGGATCGAGGTCGCCGAGATCGGCTGGGTCGGACCGGTCCGGTACTACTCCAAGACCGTCGGCGCGACGCTGGGCCGGGTGTTCTGGGCGTTCGAGAAGTCGGTCGCGGCATGA
- a CDS encoding serine hydrolase domain-containing protein, giving the protein MSTEPGEIVSHAVGSGVVPGAVLAYGRGTDGPVHVSAFGAGVGPDTVYDLASLTKVTVTLPCVLRLVEAGEIGLDDPVARYLPDFGKEQVTIRHFLTHTSGLPAIREVWRLPGSAHERFAAVLAEPLESPVGTVVKYSDLGFIMLGQIVADLTGKPLQEAFGELVAAPLGMTSTGYLPAGPAAATEANWFDDPERQDPKSGVVHDENAESLGGVAGQAGLFGTASDLAIYLRAGWLAEDSPILTPATRAEALRCQTEGLDGRRGLGWTLRGDSFDFMSDQWPLTGAGHSGFTGTSLAFDPVAEIWCVLLTNAVLYGRGNRARQLRRSLHGAVAAAFGVAEKPDDVGEDGSGRSLNSSDGDPGTGFRITA; this is encoded by the coding sequence ATGAGCACCGAGCCCGGCGAGATCGTCTCCCATGCCGTGGGCAGCGGCGTGGTACCCGGCGCGGTGCTGGCGTACGGCCGTGGGACCGACGGACCGGTCCACGTCAGCGCGTTCGGCGCCGGCGTCGGCCCGGACACGGTCTATGACCTGGCCTCGCTGACCAAGGTCACGGTCACGCTGCCGTGCGTGCTGCGGCTGGTCGAAGCCGGCGAGATCGGCCTGGACGACCCGGTGGCGAGGTACTTGCCGGACTTCGGCAAGGAGCAGGTGACCATCCGGCACTTTTTGACCCACACCTCCGGGCTGCCCGCGATCCGCGAGGTCTGGCGGCTGCCCGGGAGCGCGCACGAGCGGTTCGCCGCGGTGCTCGCCGAACCGCTGGAGTCGCCGGTGGGGACCGTCGTGAAGTACTCCGACCTGGGGTTCATCATGCTGGGGCAGATCGTCGCCGACTTGACCGGCAAGCCGTTGCAGGAGGCGTTCGGCGAGCTGGTCGCCGCGCCGCTGGGGATGACGTCGACCGGCTATCTCCCCGCCGGTCCCGCCGCCGCGACCGAGGCGAACTGGTTCGACGACCCGGAGCGTCAGGACCCGAAGTCCGGCGTCGTCCACGACGAGAACGCCGAAAGCCTCGGCGGCGTCGCGGGGCAGGCCGGTCTGTTCGGCACCGCCTCCGACCTGGCGATCTACCTGCGCGCCGGATGGCTCGCCGAAGACAGTCCGATCCTCACCCCGGCCACCCGCGCCGAGGCGCTGCGCTGCCAGACCGAGGGACTGGACGGCCGGCGCGGGCTGGGCTGGACGCTGCGCGGGGACTCCTTCGACTTCATGTCCGACCAATGGCCGCTCACCGGAGCCGGACACTCCGGCTTCACCGGGACGAGCCTGGCCTTCGATCCCGTGGCGGAAATCTGGTGTGTGCTGCTGACCAACGCGGTGCTGTACGGCCGGGGCAACCGGGCGCGGCAGCTGCGGCGCTCGCTGCACGGCGCGGTCGCCGCCGCGTTCGGCGTCGCCGAGAAGCCTGATGACGTGGGCGAAGACGGTTCAGGGAGATCCCTCAACAGCAGTGACGGCGACCCGGGTACGGGCTTTAGGATCACAGCATGA
- a CDS encoding MurR/RpiR family transcriptional regulator, whose protein sequence is MSTGANRASRGGRGAGSGGAAVAAAGVSVPLIEAGPPPTVLVRIRALLPTLPPSERRVAEAAVADPAGVAAKTISELAADCDTSETTVIRFCRAVGLKGYPELRIGLAAAAGIEDAAVGAHTAGGDIGPGDSLADVVTKLGYADARAVEDTVAQLDLEVLERAVDAVVSAGAVDVYGIGASALIALDLHQKLHRIGHRAFAWPDAEAALTSAALLGRGDVAIGISHTGATPATVTALAEAHDNGARTIAITNFPRSPITDVADLVLTTAVRETTFRSGAMASRIAALTVVDCLFVGVAQRNFSRTTRALERTRSAVQGARGR, encoded by the coding sequence ATGAGCACTGGCGCGAATCGGGCATCCCGTGGCGGGCGCGGAGCGGGCTCCGGCGGTGCGGCGGTCGCTGCGGCCGGGGTGTCCGTGCCGCTGATCGAGGCCGGGCCGCCGCCGACCGTGCTGGTGCGGATCAGGGCTCTGCTGCCGACGCTGCCGCCCTCGGAGCGGCGGGTCGCCGAAGCGGCGGTCGCCGATCCGGCGGGCGTGGCCGCCAAGACCATCAGCGAGCTGGCCGCGGACTGCGACACCTCGGAGACCACGGTCATCCGGTTCTGCCGCGCGGTCGGGCTCAAGGGGTACCCGGAGCTGCGGATCGGGCTGGCCGCCGCGGCCGGGATCGAGGACGCCGCGGTCGGCGCGCACACCGCCGGCGGCGACATCGGGCCCGGCGACTCGCTGGCCGACGTGGTGACCAAGCTCGGCTACGCCGACGCCCGCGCGGTCGAGGACACCGTCGCGCAGCTGGACCTGGAGGTGCTGGAGCGCGCGGTGGACGCCGTGGTCTCGGCCGGCGCGGTGGACGTCTACGGCATCGGCGCCAGCGCCCTGATCGCCCTGGACCTGCACCAGAAGCTGCACCGCATCGGCCACCGCGCCTTCGCCTGGCCCGACGCCGAAGCCGCGCTGACCTCGGCGGCGCTGCTCGGACGCGGCGACGTCGCGATCGGCATCTCGCACACCGGCGCCACCCCGGCGACCGTCACCGCCTTGGCTGAGGCGCACGACAACGGCGCCCGCACCATCGCCATCACCAACTTCCCCCGCTCGCCGATCACCGACGTCGCCGACCTGGTCCTGACCACCGCCGTCCGCGAGACCACCTTCCGCTCCGGCGCCATGGCCAGCCGCATCGCCGCCCTGACCGTGGTCGACTGCCTGTTCGTCGGCGTCGCCCAGCGCAACTTCAGCCGCACGACCCGCGCCCTGGAGCGCACGCGGAGCGCCGTGCAGGGCGCGCGGGGGCGATGA
- a CDS encoding N-acetylmuramic acid 6-phosphate etherase, translating to MSPLTPPTAERVAAPTEERNPATADIDAVPTAEVLRLLNAEDARVPAAVAAVLPALAEVVDETVRRLRAGGRVHYFGAGTSGRVAVMDAAELIPTFGLPAGVVVAHIAGGLGALTIPVEGAEDSAEGGAADAAEVTAADVVIGLTASGRAPYVAGALRAAREAGAFTALISANPHAALAHEADVHLGPDTGPEAVAGSTRLKAATAQKLILNGLSTAAMIALGHTYSNLMVDLAPTNTKLRGRVLTILTEATGLPEDACAAALAEADGELKTALVCLLGAVAPDDARRALTAADGQVRAALAASART from the coding sequence ATGAGCCCTCTGACCCCGCCCACCGCCGAGCGCGTGGCCGCGCCGACCGAGGAGCGCAACCCGGCGACCGCGGACATCGACGCCGTGCCGACGGCGGAGGTGCTCAGGCTGCTCAACGCCGAGGACGCCCGGGTCCCGGCCGCGGTCGCCGCGGTCCTGCCGGCGCTGGCCGAGGTCGTGGACGAGACCGTGCGCCGGCTGCGGGCCGGCGGCCGCGTGCACTACTTCGGCGCCGGCACCTCCGGCCGCGTGGCGGTGATGGACGCCGCCGAGCTGATCCCCACCTTCGGCCTGCCCGCCGGCGTGGTCGTCGCGCACATCGCCGGCGGCCTGGGCGCCTTGACCATCCCGGTCGAGGGCGCCGAGGACTCCGCCGAGGGCGGCGCGGCCGACGCCGCCGAGGTCACCGCCGCCGACGTGGTGATCGGCCTGACCGCCAGCGGCCGCGCCCCCTACGTCGCCGGCGCCCTGCGAGCCGCCCGCGAGGCCGGCGCCTTCACCGCCCTGATCTCGGCCAACCCGCACGCGGCCCTGGCCCACGAGGCGGACGTCCACCTCGGACCCGACACCGGCCCGGAAGCCGTCGCCGGCTCCACCCGCCTGAAGGCCGCCACCGCCCAGAAACTGATCCTCAACGGCCTGTCCACCGCCGCGATGATCGCCCTGGGCCACACCTACTCGAACCTGATGGTCGACCTCGCCCCGACGAACACCAAGCTGCGCGGCCGCGTCCTGACGATCCTGACGGAGGCCACCGGCCTGCCCGAGGACGCCTGCGCCGCCGCCCTGGCCGAAGCCGACGGCGAACTGAAGACGGCGCTGGTCTGCCTGCTCGGCGCGGTCGCGCCGGACGACGCCCGGCGCGCGCTGACCGCCGCCGACGGACAGGTGCGGGCAGCGCTGGCGGCCTCCGCGCGGACCTGA